The genomic window TGGAGCTagtgaacatttggttggatctaagagaagagtttggtattgcattgagaattcggattgcttgccacccgattGGAGCGATGATGAGCAACTTACAGACGGGTGTAgatacaagatttgggatccggacacacaagaggatcgactttggaagctcaaagcttgtgaagaactccctcaGGGCTTGGCAAATTCACTTGAGAATGACGAagattattggaagtccaagcgttagTGGAAGTTTCAgaacgagttcaagcacaagccaccatgacaaggaccTCACCAAATGtgcaacttaaggacaataactaaaagtgctaggtgggagacaacccaccatggtatgatctttcatttttattcttagttttattttattttatttttttatcagtgttcattcataatttctgtatcatcacctgcattctgcataaaaaaggggcaacccacgcgtgcacgtaggccacgcgtgggcgtctaTACCAATTTGGTTCTCCCATCCAACGAATAGAGAGTTGAGATGGAATCGTGTGGCtggtgtgctagaggcacaattcgagccacacgtacgcgtccctgacgcgtacgtgtcaattTCATTTCTAGCACACCACGCGTGGCCGTgcgtgacgcgcacgcgtcgcatgtAAATCTTGCCCCCTTCAATCTGAACAAAGAGTTACGcaaaaacgacgctggaattgtgcgtttagcacaatttcggcCGACACGtatgcgtgcttcacgcgtacgcgtcatcttcaTTTATCTCCCTTCACGTGTTTGCGTCTTTGACGCTTATGCGTCGATGCATTTTTGTCTCGTCAACACCCAAgcatgatccacgcgtacgcatgggtttgAAATCATTAACCCCAGATGCGAGAATCCTACCCCTTCGCGtgccctctcttcttctcttccctccaACATCTCCTTTCTTTCCTCCTCTTCCctccattgaagctttcacactCACCACCATCCACGTCCCATCACCGCTCAGTTCCGGCGACCCCGAGCCGCCGCCGACCACCCATtctctcccttcttcttcttcctcttcttcttcttcttctccttcttctctatTCTCTCTTCCCCCTTTCGCTACCTCTCGACCCTTCCTGCCTTCACCAAGCACCACTGCGGACAGATACTGCACCGCTGTGCCACCGCCATCTCTGGGCGGCACTACCCTTTCCCTTCCTTTCCAATTCTGTTACTGCTTGTCCCAAGTTCCCCTGCTACCATCTCTGCATTTTAATTCTTCTTCTGTTCAATTAAGTTAGTTAGCTTAGTTTACATTTTGTtagaattaggatagttagagatgcatgttattAGTTGATTTTAAGtggttaggtagttaggatgtggttCGTAGATTTAGGTCTGATATTTGCTTTGTTCTTGCTGTCTGGGAATGATTAATTCCTCTTTGTTTGTGCTGATGATTTGACCTTGTGCTAAATTAATTTGCTTGGTGCTGTTAATTAGGTTTAAATTGTTATTAATGCTATGTTAATATTTCATTGATTTACTTTTGGGCTAAACTGGTTTATTGATGCTGCTGAGTATTATCTGAAATTGCTGAGTTCTTATCTGAGTTGATTTGGTTCCTTGATATTGGATTCTTGATGTATGATTTTGATGGATTTCAGATCTGAGTTGCTAGTGCTGTTGAATTCTTGTTGCGATTTGATCTTCATTGTTGATTCAGTAGAGCTTAATTCCTTGAATCCATATTCCTTATTAATGATTGattgttgaatttaatgaagGAAGGCTGATTGCATATCTTCTTTTTGAGCACTTTTTGCTGAATTAGTGCCATGGTTTCAGCCATTATTTTGTTCATTGATCAAAGAAAGCATGCTGCATATGCTTGATTGGTTATGGAATAATTGCTTATTGCTGTCTTGTTGGCTCATTTGCTTAATTCTTATGAATCTACATATGGTTTTGGTGtttttaattgttaatgaattcataGGAAATCCGAATTGATTAATTGAGTTTAGGAAATAGCCAATTCGCTGCTATGCTGATCTGGGCTGTTTTATTCTGCTTAATGATGCCTGAGTCACATGAATTTCCTTGTTCTTCATGCTAATTGACATATATTGAAATTCATGAGTTTGAAATTGCTACTGCTGATTGAAATTGCTAGCTTATTGAATGGTTCATGTTGCTGTTTTTCTGAAATTTACTTTGAATCAAGCTTGAATCGTTGATTTGCTGCTGTTTATTTACTCTGGAAATGCTCACattactgccggaatgctgcccaatttttctgAAACTGTTTTACTCAACTTCCACTCATGGATTGACTTTAGTACTTTTTAATTGTGATCTATTTGGTTTAAACCAAAGCCAATTCATGGGATGATGGGTTAGCATTTCCATTCCTTTTGGTTCCCTTTTTATTTGAAatgcattgttgatgattttatctATTTTTGTGCTTCTTTCATTACATGTTTTATCATCAATGCCTTGCATTGTATGCATGAATGTGAGCTTGCTTGTTCTTAAACCTTTTGAACTTTTTTTAGTTAGGAACTACATTACCATGCCACTAATTCTAATCTACCTCTCTAACTTTTAACTAAATTGACTTTCccacttttctttttcattttcaccCTTTTTCAAACTAACTCTTTTAATTCCTTTCAAGACATGATAATTGTTGTTTCTTAACAAACAAGCATTTTGAATTTTATTGTATAAattcttggattgtgatttctgatTGATTTTTTTGAATCCTACCTTTCTTTCATTCCAAGGATTTATCTCTTTCTGGCTCACTTCATGTGTTAGCTTCAAGTCCTCTTTTACCTATCCACTGCTTGTTATGCTTGTATATTCTTTGCCTTTTTGTTTCTCTGCTTTAGTTTGATAATCTGTATCCTAGAAATTCTGTGTTTAGGATGTCTGATAGAAAAGAAAAAGGCAAGGCTATGGCTAGCTCCGgtaagaggaagagaggacaGTCATCCGTTGCTCTATCGGATGTTCTATCAGATGAATCTTGGCGTGAAAAGAACTTTACTGATAAAGAAAAAGCTGATCAACTTGTGCCTCCTACTGACCAAGTTAAATTTGCAAATCTTTACTGTGAACTCAAGTTTTCGGTCTTTGCGGAAAAATGGAACCTCTACTTGGAAAGGACGCTCTAAATACCAATCAAATTAAGGAAGTACACTGatgatcagatcaaacagagaggttGGGTGTTTCTAGATAGAGATCTGACTGAGGTAAATGCATCATAGGTCCGTGAGTTCTATTGTAACTATTATAGGACGACCCTTGATGTAGTGCAGCTTAGGGGAAAGCAAATCTTAGTCACAGAAGAGGTGATAGAGGATATACTCCACTTCCAGCCTAAAATAGATGATATAGATGGCTTTCAGAAGGCTGAGGAGTCTATTAGATTCATGagttttgattgggatgctgtccggcgtaccatagccattgatcctgATGTTCCGTGGGCTATGGGAAAGTCAAAGGTAACTTCACGGggtataaaaattatttatctcaATGATGAGGCTAGGCTATGGCAACAGATACTGAGTAATTATGTTATGCCTAGTACTCATGAGTCAGaagtgccagctgccatgatcatCCTTATTTGGTGCGTCATGGAAGGAAAGGACCTATACCTTCCAAGGCTCATCAGAAAGTATATGTCTAGAgttcatgtcagaggcaccctgccATTTCCTTATTTGATCACCTAGATGGCTCGTCGAGCTGAGGTGCCTTGGGAGCTAGAGGATGAGAGACTACCGATTGCTGACTGCAAGAAGGTTATTCTGCACGGCAAGCGATTCGGACCTCTAGGCCTCAGACCACCACCTACTACTACCACTACTACTACCTCTACTGATGCAGCCACATCCTCAGTAGCACCTGCAGCACCACCTGCTTCTGCAGCACATCATCCGCTTCTCAGCCAGTCTATCACCTTGTGCACCGCCTTTTTGAGcgccttgatcagatggagcgacGCAACAAGCGATGCTATGCCCATCTGAAGCTAATTGTGACTACTGGGCgtactgacatcccctccgagtctGACACACCCTCGGAGCactctgaggaggaggaggaggaggaggaggaggaggcacATGAGGAGGACCAGCAGCAGGCACAACACGAGGAGACTCAGCCTGAGTAACCTGCAGAGCCACAGGCACCTGCACAGCCACCGCCGACAGAGCCAACAGCACACCCTTCAGTAGGCGAtgatccttcacacccagcttgattgagAGCATTGAGGACGATGCtgtaatttaagtgtggggaggtcgccgtcTCCGGCGGAttatattttggtgaaccatttcAAACTCTTGttctattttgctttattttgtattttgctttattttattttttcttttagtacttgcacatttctattttattgtacttctatttatttttactttattatattttgcactttgggcttgtatatatcttggatatttagcttgaattgcacttttagtttattagttgtgatgtGAAAAAACATGGATTATTAAGCATAGTTTACCCTTTAGCATATGAGAAATTGATTTGATTGAAAATAGGGATAAACTAAAAACTTTTAgcttttcataatcacaacatttcatttagtatatatatatatatataattggaatatagtttttgagctaagaacatacaacctgtgagttttttagcttaattgcatggttacattatttaaccataattttattcttgtgtgttttcttctctatgactgcaatctttgctttgttccattctatatgtccattatttagtgtatgttCATGCttatatgtgattgaggccatcagttgatattagctcacttatcccaaatagcctaccattctatttacctttgtttgccactttgagccttttaatctccatttgttctgtattttaccacatcagtagccttaagtgaaaaaacaattaattaccccaattgaagctttggttagcttaagatagagattgtgtgtcaactaagtgtgggaaaatgtgGGACCTATGGttaatgagaatgtgtttttGCTTATATTgacaaatattgggaatttgagtGCCTACTCATGTCAAATTAGAGAAATATATTGATGAGTTGGAACCAAAATTCCAACActtaaactcaccggcaagtgtactaggtcgcatcaagtagtaataactcacatgaatgaggtcgatcccacagggattgaaagattgagcaattttagttaggtggttgatttagtcaaacaGACAAGTGTTGATTTGAGCGGTGTGTATTCaatcagaaactaaattgcatgaaatttaaagggagagggtaattgactgtaaattaaatggaaatggaaataaagaagctgaatcttaaagtgcaagtaatataaatgacagaaacttagattgcaagaaatataaatagctgaaacttagagtgtaagaaatgtaaattgcttgaatcataaagggGTTAGGGAGCTGGGATCTCAGAATTTAAGTAAGAGAAAGTAAACAACAATTAACAGAGAAGTAAATATGAATTCAATTGCAGCAGATCTTAAACAAAAAAGGAAAATTTTTTGAAGAAGCAaataaaaagtaaatcaaactcaATTTCAGACTCTCAATGAgagattgaagatctcaggggatcaaagagactagataacaagtttagatctcaattccttccttgatccaatatgAGAATAAATGCAAAAGAAGTAAAAGTTGAAAGCAGTAAAGGAATCTTAGAACGAAATTCACAATTCtttgaaattatgcagaaagtaaacaagagagatctcagatcaagaatgaaacagaattccttcaattctcaatccaagatccaaaacaaagaGTGAAGAAAGTGCAAAAGtaagaacaaagaagaagagaattcaattctcttccccaaattcccaaacccaaagcaaaaatctaaaaaatgaaaaatcaaaataaaggtgagctaaaaattaaaaagtaaaaagtaaaaagtCCTCTCTaactcaaactagcttctatttatacacttcctatttttggattttagaatttggagtgggctttttaattttgtgaagaattggattttattttatttttagactcATAATTGAGTCATGGCGCACTCCCAGGGCACGGCTCAGTTGATTAACACAACTGAGCGCCCAAACTTACTTTGTCTTGCCCAATTTGTTGCGCCAGCCCCTTGTTCGTGTCACACTTCGATAGAGCTCAGTTGAAAAATTGAACTGAGCTCTCTATCTTGTCTTTGGTGTGCCCATTTGTGCGCGTCCCAGCCCCTCGTCCGTGTCAATTTTGAGCGCATGATTAGCTCCTTGGCGTGCCAAAATGTGAGCAGTGTGGGGGGAAagtagagctcagttggaaaaacaaACTGAGCTCCCCATTGTAGCGCATTGCTTTGGGCTTCATGTTTCCAAGTTCGATCCTTGGGAGAAGCTCTTGATGCCAATTTATTTGTGGAGCAAAGAGAGGAAACCCCCCTGTTCGAACCTTGGGGAAGGCTTTTTAGCCCAAATGTGAGGATTAACCAAAGGTAGCGCTCCTCAAGCTCCTTGGTTCGAATCCTTGCCAAATCATTTTTGCCTATTTTCCTTGCAATTCTTGTAGCTTGTGGTCCTTTGTTCGAATCTTGAGGGATGCAAATTGGCCAAtcttggcttattttccttgcaagtagCACTCCTTCCTTTTTTTGGGTCATGAGTTCGAGACTTGGTAGCTTCATTCCTTGGAATTGTGCCTTGAATTTATTTTGGAGAAGCCCCGATAAAGCTAACTTAGTGAACCGAGCTTTGTGCTTTTGCCTTGCTCTCTTGGATGCtcggttaactaagttaacttagcTTTATGCCttgcttccttttttttttgttccttGTGAAGCTCGGTTTACTCACCCAACTCAGCTTCCTTGCTGATGCCacacttttcttttccttgggaTACGCTTTATAAGCCAtgcttttcttaattttttttcttttcttcacctacaagtaatcaaaacaaccaatcaaagtatcaccaacttcacaaggtttaaagttcattcaaaattcaattaattctagcttaaacctcatgattttgtgtcaattacagggtggttgattgatttaaccaaatcatgcaaatccactccaaatcacttacttacaatgcaagaaagtgcataaaacctaatgaaacaagtgaaaaaaaatgcttgaaaagctatcataagatgacttgtcatcacaacaccaaacttaaaccttgcttgtccccaagcaagcactaaacataagagaaaatgaaatgaaacagagaagtatgcatatccttatttagcagatagttgaacttggttcatgtggttttatgcagacaatgatAGCTCATTTATTCCTTGCTGACATATAAGAAATGTTTCCTCAAAGGTTTACTAAGGTTTCTGCTACAATGCTTTGCTTTTGCTTGATCCCTTGCTagcttttccttctttattttgcttATAAAGCTTATTACTTAATGAAGGCTTAGttgcaaatgttgcagcagcctttggccTAATTTTTGCTcgacatttcttcaccacagacacatggctcacagtTTCTTCCTagaaacattgatgcccagcatctctttggatcactaaatgttttgtagctaggttgctcttgatagtggacttttggttggcaatcccaaatcagttgatctaagtggccaagtttcaaaatactcctcagaacctacttgtccaagcatatcctagtacacaaacaccacaggcatatgtcctagggtccaagctattggtgtctagccttattgtttgtttctttgccaattcttggcttttctctttctttttctttttgtttttattcatttTCAAGAGATTTTCATTAATTGATAGATTATAGCAGCAAGCTAGTTCATACTTCAAGgaacatgtcattatgcagcatttattaTTTAAACCAATCTTTaaatcaaacacataccaccactaactttcatcctAACTTCTGTAACATTGAACAttcacttttctaaatcaaacattctCCTTTTATTCAAGCAGCagggaaacaaaacaaaattcaagctaATGATGGATGACAAATATCGTGCAGATTACTTGTAAACAGACTACTCATACTATGAAAGTGCAAATCATGAAGAAAttggaggcatatcatgtttTAGGTATGCATCTCCTTATTTAATTGAGAATATAAAAGAACTTCACCACCTCCTAGTTGTCAGGCATCTCCATTCTGCTAgattctcccttcttcttcctcttcttggtgTAGTCTTGAGGTTCTTCGCCAGGGCACCTCCTATCCCAGACAGAGTCTGTCAGACCTATGAGTCCAGTCTCCTCTAATCTATACCGCATACTTGTTGAATTCTTCTGGATTCTTGCTCTCTGACGGTTCACTAACTCTTGGCATTGCTCATATGGCTTGATTTGTGGATCCAATACTGGCATGCAATGGGTTAGATAATCCAACTTTGCTTGAGTGTCTTCATCATACTCTATTCTATCTACGTGCCTATTCTCTCCAATGGTATGATATATGTTCTTCCACTGATATAAGTTGTGAGTATACTCCCCATACTTGGCTTGACTCAAGGACAATCTATTGTATGACTCTCGAAAATCTGCTAATTGTTCCTTTTGCCCCTCAAGAATATTTGTTTGGAATTCTTGATGTTGAGCCATCATTTGTTGCTGCTAGCTCTCTTGTGGCTCCTCCATTTGGTGCTGCCAATTCTCTCTTCCTTCTCTATCCTTCATGTACTGCTCCTGTTGCTTCAAATACTGTTCTTGCTGTTGCTCCTGTGCCTTTATAAAATTTTGAGACATTTCCTCAATTGTTCTCTGCATTTGACTCAAGTCCAATGCATCAAGAACTTGCTCTTCCCTCCTTtgtgttcttcttcttctgtgatttctttcttcctcttgatcatcctcttcctcttcagtgAGACCTTCCAttcttttttttgtgatttctctgGTTCCTCTCACCTTCTCTATGTCTTCATCTTCAAAAAGCACCCCAGCTTTGTTACACAACCTTAGAATCGTGCTTGGGTGTTCAAGCCTAACCGATTTACTTGTGTCTTCAGCCATCTCCTGAATACTGTCTGCTATGAGTTGGGAGAGGTCGATTTCTCCTCAATGTAAGATACAGTACGTCAAGAGGGCTCTCTTGATTATGAACGATGAGGTGTTTGCAGTAGGGAGTATTGATCTCCTTATTATCTCATACCACCCCTTGCCCTCAGGTGTGAGATCTAATCTTCTCAGATAGCTTGGGGTTCCCTTTGAATCTCTTTCCCAGTCTCTACCTTCAATACATAACCCCTCCAATATTTCGTCAGGGTTATTATCACCACGCAATCTATCTTCAAAGCTAAGCTCTTCATAGGTTATGGTTCTCAACTTTAGGACTCTCGAGACTGAGGCTGGACTAAAATCTACTTCAACATCTCTGACATAGCTTTTATAAGGAGGACTGTCTGCATTTTTCTTCACagtatttgcataaaattcccgtATCATAACTGCACTAATGTCAGTGAGAGGTGCACATAGCAGTTCCCATATCCTTTCCTTGGTGATTTACCTCATGATTGTATACTCCCCCTCCCTTAAGTTGAGGCCCATCTCGAGAATGACATGTTTTGTTTTCATGAGTCTATGATACCTTGCTTCATgaaattgagatttgaatttcTTTGTATCATAGCTTGGGGGTTCGGTCACTACTGGctcctttctctttctccttctagAGCTTGAAGAGGCCATGATATTGAAAAGAGAGGAAAAGAGAGTTtagagaggaagaaagtgaaatTTGGTTACCGTCTTATTGTGAGAGGAGTGGGGGATAGAAAAATTAAGCTACTGTTGGGTGAGAGATGGTTGCTTAAATGTGTTTGGAATGGGAGAAGAGTAAACTAAAAGCTTATGAGTGTGAGGAAGGCTTGTATGAATGTTTAGCTTATGAAGTATCTCAAGCTATTTATAGACAAGGCATCAAGGCTTTGAACAAAAACACACTTGAAGAGTGCAATTCGGTTAAGGCCATGAAGGGTAAAGATTGAGCTAAACATCATGGAAAACTCATGAGATGGACGGCTTGCATGCAAAGTTGAAGGTTGACAAGGATTCCTTCCCCATTAGTTGCATGAGGTTCGGCTTCCAAGGGTGCATGTATGCATATTTTGTTTTCCAAGGGGCACACTTCTCTAAGCACATGTGATCACCCTCCCTTGCATTGTCATAGCCATGACTTCCTTCTTTTTTGTCCTTTTCTCAATCTTCTTTTTCCTATTCAATTAAATCAACAAAATAGTGAGCATTGGGAGTGAAAGTGGCACGGTGGTGTGGTGAATAGAATTTACACAACTCAATATGTTCCTTAGTCATAAATAACCAATTGTGCTCCTTAGATAGTGAACCAAAAtttggtggacaccaaacttgttccttgCTAAGGAATTAATGTAAAATGCAAATAATTCATCACAGTTGGTACATTCATCATAAGGAACATTTTATTCTCTATCATAAACTCCTAAATGAAATAATGTATGATCCATCTATCCATAAATCTAATCATATGAACAATATTGATTTCTCTGCACTTCAATGCATGggtagacaccaaacttaatgtttggctatatacttcatCAAAATGAACAAGTATATAGTCTACGCAAGCTTGAGAAGCTATTTTGGAGTGCTtgcaggcacaccaaacttagaaatctagcATATGCCTCAAGACAGTGCATGCAATTATCAGATATATTCATGAGGATTCAAATTCATGCTAGAGGGATCATTGATTATTGGATTTAAAACAAGACaagaatcttaaatcatgggctgcctcccatggagcgctagtttattgtcattagcttgacattggccCCTTATTAGGGTGGTCGATGACTGTAATGTCTCAGTTTGTCTTCCCTCACTGTGAGCTTCCTTCCGGTAACTTTATGTTCAATTTCTGTATGCTCCAGTGAGAATATCCTGCTGACAATGTAGTAGTCATCAGCTTGTTGGTTTGTTCCCAACTGTTGGTAGATTAACTGTACTTTATCTCCCTTTGAAAATTCCTCAGTTGGGACCTTTTTGTCCTTCCACCCCTTTTGagcctttttcttgcttttctttcttctttgtgtTGATCTTTCTTCTTTGACAGTGGATTGCATTATAGGACTTTCCTTCCTAGTGATTAACACTTCAATTTCTTCTAGCTTTTCCTCGCTACTCTGCTCAGTCTCCTTCTCCTCTTGTTCTGCCTTGTTAGTTGTTTCTTGCTTTGGAAGGGGATTAATGAGTGTCTTGTTAGTTTCTTTCTTCCACTGCAAGTCTTCTCTGTTTCTCTCCATGCATTCTTTCTTTTCATCATAGTACTACGTTTCTGGAAAGACATTTAGAGTAATGCTTTCATCATGCATTCTCAGGGTCAATTCTCCTTGTTCCACATCTATAATAGCCCTTGCTGtagccaagaatggtcttcctagtATAATGGAATCACTTCCTTCCTCATCTAGGTCTAAAatcacaaagtctgcagggaataTAAACTTATCCACTTTGACCAAAAGGTTTTCAACCACACCTTTGGAAAACACCACAGACTTGTCCACTAGCTCTAGTGACATCTGTATGGGCTTTACCTCATTTATGCATAGCCTTTTCATCAGAGAAGAGGGCactagattgatgctagctcctaagtcacacattgcTTTATTAATGCTTAGGTTGCCAATGGTGCACGGTAGGAAAAAGCTTCCAGGGTCCTCAAGTTTTGGAGGAAGCCCCTGCTGGATTAATGCACTACATTTTTCAGTGAGCAATATAATTTTCTtctcttgccaacttctcttttTATTGATAAGATCCTTCAAAAACTTTGCATATAGAGGAATCTGCTCTAATGCCTCAGCCAGTGGAATATTAATCTctaatttcttgaagatttcaaggaatttagggaagtgttggtccttagtctccttgttgaacctttgtgGATATGGCAAGGGAGGTGTGAAAGTCTTCTCCACTTGCTTGTGTCCTTGAGATGGTTCTTCCATTCTCTGCTTCCCTTTTCTTGAGATTTGTGGCTGCTTCTCTCCCTCTTCAGGCTTCTCTTGGTCATCCTTTTCTTTGAGCTTCTCTGAAGTTTGCTTGCTTGTTGTCATTTCTTTGTTGTTGGCTTCCTCTTTCTCTGTTGGCTTTATGTTGCTTTCCATAGGCTTCTTGGTTGCCTCCTTGTCATTCACTAaggtctttccactccttagctgtatagctttgcactcttctttaggatttagaatggtgtcacttgggagtgagcttgaTGGCCTTTCAATCACAGCTTGcttggaaagctgtccaatctgccTTTCTATGTTTCTTATGGAAGCTTCATTGTTCTTATTTGTGAGTTCTTGCtgtttcatcattttctccattaatatctccaagttggagattctcTGAATGTCTTGTGGGATTTGTGGTTGGTTGTGGGCTGTTGAGGGTGGATAATAGTTGTTGTGGTTGGTGGCTGGGTTATTAGATGGATGATGGTTGgaattggggtagttgttttggggttttctatatgaaTTTTGGTTATTGTTCTGCTGGTTGTAGTTCTGGTTGTTTCTTGAGTTATTTTGgcttgaatttctttgccatggttgctGGTTCTGGTTGTGGCTATCTCCCCATctaaggtttgggtggttcttccaggatgggttataagtgtcaccataaacctcattttgtCCAGAACCTTGATTGTGCATGTAATTCACTTGTTC from Arachis ipaensis cultivar K30076 chromosome B09, Araip1.1, whole genome shotgun sequence includes these protein-coding regions:
- the LOC107615701 gene encoding uncharacterized protein LOC107615701, with the translated sequence MESNIKPTEKEEANNKEMTTSKQTSEKLKEKDDQEKPEEGEKQPQISRKGKQRMEEPSQGHKQVEKTFTPPLPYPQSALIQQGLPPKLEDPGSFFLPCTIGNLSINKAMCDLGASINLVPSSLMKRLCINEVKPIQMSLELVDKSVVFSKGVVENLLVKVDKFIFPADFVILDLDEEGSDSIILGRPFLATARAIIDVEQGELTLRMHDESITLNVFPET